Proteins from a genomic interval of Rhizobium etli CFN 42:
- a CDS encoding VCBS domain-containing protein has product MTNAKPTAVDDLLVFFEHDWIRGDLLRLASDPEGADMYVRFVNGIRIDAKHGPDHETIIEGKYGTFKVKPDGHFTYELDYTLDVVKKLGKSDQLIEKLSYKMSDGSGGTDLGVLTLAIDGVNEDEKYHEVLDFDDMGVLSRADSFSLPNYRGFALSVNGSHDVTLLNGIVYDSIPGVDAITEDGFSDTVLSPGSAPVSLKLLDGGEFTFQSVSIAELSASPFHLTLTALNDGQIVYQHELEVTGPSLELNIEDIEEIRFDFMGNSVVLDNFSLWV; this is encoded by the coding sequence ATGACAAATGCAAAGCCAACTGCTGTCGACGACCTTCTCGTTTTTTTCGAACATGACTGGATCAGGGGCGATCTGCTGCGCCTCGCCAGCGATCCCGAGGGAGCGGACATGTATGTTCGCTTCGTGAACGGCATCCGTATCGACGCCAAACATGGGCCTGACCATGAAACGATCATTGAGGGCAAGTACGGAACCTTCAAGGTGAAACCTGACGGTCACTTCACATATGAGCTGGATTACACGCTCGACGTGGTGAAGAAATTAGGGAAGTCTGATCAGCTCATCGAAAAGCTGAGCTACAAGATGTCGGACGGCTCGGGGGGCACGGACCTCGGCGTGCTGACGCTTGCGATCGACGGCGTCAACGAAGACGAAAAATACCACGAGGTCCTGGATTTCGATGATATGGGGGTTTTATCGAGGGCAGACAGTTTCTCTCTGCCCAATTACCGGGGCTTTGCTCTTTCCGTGAACGGCAGCCACGATGTGACGCTTCTGAACGGCATCGTCTATGATAGCATCCCGGGCGTCGACGCCATTACCGAGGACGGTTTTAGCGATACCGTTCTATCCCCGGGTTCTGCGCCTGTAAGCTTGAAATTACTCGATGGCGGGGAATTCACCTTTCAGAGCGTTTCGATCGCCGAACTGTCGGCATCGCCCTTTCACCTGACACTCACAGCCCTGAACGACGGCCAGATCGTCTATCAGCACGAGCTTGAGGTCACCGGCCCCAGTCTCGAGCTCAATATCGAAGACATCGAAGAAATCCGTTTCGATTTCATGGGGAATTCTGTCGTGCTGGACAATTTTTCGTTGTGGGTTTGA
- a CDS encoding low temperature requirement protein A encodes MAKANRKNWLRNKGSAAGSKVTFLELFFDLVFVFSISQLSHALAAHYTPLGAAEAALLTFAVWWVWIFTAWVTNWLDPEKMPVRGMLVVLMMLGLVLSASIPEAFGDKGLLFAGAHVAMQVGRSLFTTYAMTRVDRANTLNFVRITAWLAVAGAFWIGGGLVEHEARLIAWMVALAIEYAGPAAGFAVPGLGRSVPSDWDVSGAHMAERCALFVIICLGEAILVSGRTFSEMPISGLTSIVFVTGFVGTVAMWWLYFRFGHGRAAHRIEHEETPGALARQAFTYGHIPILAGIIVHAVAVEFMFSHPHETGDFGIAAAVLGGSGLFLVGNLWFKGATSGQMPLSHLAGLLLVVLLAFAAPFLEVYLLGILATLVLIIVAAWEYRSLSGTSAAPSLH; translated from the coding sequence ATGGCGAAAGCGAATAGGAAGAACTGGCTGCGCAACAAGGGAAGCGCGGCCGGCAGCAAGGTGACCTTCCTCGAGCTGTTCTTCGACCTGGTCTTCGTCTTTTCGATCTCGCAGCTTTCGCATGCGCTCGCCGCCCATTATACGCCGCTCGGCGCCGCCGAAGCGGCGCTGCTGACCTTCGCCGTCTGGTGGGTTTGGATTTTTACCGCCTGGGTGACGAATTGGCTGGATCCAGAGAAGATGCCGGTGCGCGGCATGCTGGTGGTGCTGATGATGCTCGGGCTGGTGCTTTCCGCGTCCATCCCTGAGGCCTTCGGCGACAAGGGACTGCTCTTTGCCGGCGCCCATGTGGCGATGCAGGTCGGACGCTCATTGTTTACGACCTATGCGATGACGCGCGTCGACCGGGCCAATACGCTGAATTTCGTCCGCATCACCGCATGGCTTGCGGTGGCCGGCGCCTTCTGGATCGGCGGTGGCCTGGTCGAACACGAAGCCAGGCTGATTGCCTGGATGGTTGCGCTTGCGATTGAATATGCCGGGCCAGCCGCAGGCTTTGCAGTGCCGGGGCTCGGCCGTTCGGTTCCAAGCGACTGGGACGTGTCAGGTGCGCATATGGCCGAGCGCTGCGCGCTCTTCGTTATCATCTGCCTCGGCGAAGCGATTCTCGTTTCCGGCCGTACCTTTTCCGAGATGCCGATCTCGGGACTGACAAGCATCGTCTTCGTCACCGGCTTCGTTGGCACCGTCGCCATGTGGTGGCTTTATTTCCGCTTCGGCCACGGGCGCGCCGCCCATCGCATCGAACATGAGGAAACGCCGGGTGCCTTGGCGCGGCAAGCTTTCACCTATGGGCATATTCCGATCCTTGCCGGGATCATCGTGCATGCGGTGGCGGTTGAATTCATGTTCTCGCATCCGCACGAGACGGGCGACTTCGGCATCGCCGCGGCGGTGCTCGGCGGCTCCGGCCTGTTCCTCGTCGGCAATCTCTGGTTCAAGGGCGCGACCAGCGGACAGATGCCGCTGTCGCATCTTGCCGGCCTGTTGCTGGTGGTCCTGCTGGCCTTCGCGGCGCCCTTCCTCGAGGTCTATCTGCTCGGCATCCTGGCGACGCTGGTGCTGATCATCGTCGCCGCCTGGGAATACCGCTCGCTGAGCGGCACATCGGCGGCGCCGTCATTGCATTGA
- a CDS encoding fumarate hydratase, with translation MADDLFPLGKDTTPYRKISSDYVSVDTFKGQEILTVEPEGIRLLAETAFADINHLLRPGHLKQLASILDDPEATDNDRFVAYDLLKNANIAAGGVLPMCQDTGTAIIMGKKGRRVWTEGGDTAALARGVMDAYEKKNLRYSQLAPVKMFEEKNTRNNLPAQIDIYEEGTDAYEFLFVAKGGGSANKTFLYQGTPSLLTHDRMIDFLKEKILTLGTAACPPYHLAIVIGGTSAEMNLKTVKLASTRYLDELPTEGSESGHAFRDVDMEKEIHKLTQQMGVGAQFGGKYFCHDVRVIRLPRHGASLPIGLGVSCSADRQAKGKITRDGIFIEQLEIDPSKYMPEIDEAKLSESTVHIDLNKPMAEVLAELSRHPVKTRLSLTGTIIVARDLAHAKIRERLEKGEGMPDYLKNHPVYYAGPAKTPAGYASGSFGPTTAGRMDSYVDQFQSFGGSMVMLAKGNRSRAVREACKKHGGFYLGSIGGPAARLAKDCIRKVEVLEYPELGMEAVWKIEVEDFPAFIVIDDKGNDFFQELNLG, from the coding sequence ATGGCTGACGATCTCTTCCCGCTCGGCAAAGACACCACCCCTTATCGCAAGATCAGCAGCGATTATGTCTCGGTCGATACTTTCAAGGGCCAGGAGATCCTGACCGTGGAGCCGGAGGGCATCCGGCTGCTTGCCGAAACCGCCTTTGCCGACATCAATCACCTGCTGCGCCCCGGCCATCTGAAGCAGCTCGCCTCGATCCTTGACGACCCGGAGGCTACGGACAACGACCGCTTCGTCGCTTACGACCTCTTGAAGAATGCTAATATTGCCGCTGGCGGGGTGCTGCCCATGTGCCAGGATACCGGCACGGCAATCATCATGGGCAAGAAGGGCCGCAGGGTCTGGACCGAGGGCGGGGATACGGCCGCGCTCGCCCGCGGCGTCATGGACGCCTACGAGAAGAAGAACCTGCGTTATTCGCAGCTCGCGCCGGTCAAGATGTTCGAGGAGAAGAACACCAGGAACAACCTGCCGGCCCAGATCGACATTTACGAGGAAGGCACTGACGCCTACGAATTCCTCTTCGTCGCCAAGGGCGGCGGCTCGGCCAACAAGACCTTCCTCTATCAGGGTACGCCTTCGCTTTTGACCCACGACCGGATGATCGATTTCCTTAAGGAGAAGATCCTGACGTTGGGGACGGCAGCCTGTCCTCCCTACCATCTGGCGATCGTCATCGGCGGCACCTCGGCGGAGATGAACCTGAAAACGGTCAAGCTTGCCTCGACCCGTTATCTCGACGAGCTGCCGACCGAAGGTTCGGAGAGCGGCCATGCCTTCCGCGACGTCGATATGGAAAAGGAAATCCACAAGCTGACGCAGCAGATGGGCGTCGGGGCCCAGTTCGGCGGCAAGTATTTCTGTCATGACGTACGCGTCATCCGCCTGCCCCGCCATGGCGCATCGCTGCCGATCGGCCTCGGCGTCTCCTGTTCCGCCGATCGCCAGGCCAAGGGCAAAATCACCCGCGACGGGATTTTCATCGAGCAGCTCGAAATCGATCCGTCGAAATACATGCCCGAGATCGACGAGGCGAAACTGTCGGAATCGACCGTGCATATCGATCTCAACAAGCCGATGGCCGAAGTGCTCGCCGAACTCTCACGGCATCCGGTCAAGACGCGCCTCTCGCTGACCGGCACCATTATCGTCGCCCGCGACCTCGCCCATGCCAAGATCCGCGAACGGCTGGAAAAGGGCGAAGGTATGCCCGACTACCTGAAAAATCACCCGGTCTATTATGCCGGCCCCGCCAAGACGCCGGCGGGTTATGCCTCCGGCTCCTTCGGCCCGACGACGGCCGGCCGCATGGACAGTTACGTCGACCAGTTCCAGTCCTTCGGCGGCTCGATGGTGATGCTCGCCAAGGGCAACCGCTCGCGCGCCGTGCGCGAAGCCTGCAAGAAACATGGCGGCTTCTACCTAGGTTCGATCGGCGGCCCCGCCGCCCGTCTCGCCAAGGACTGCATCCGCAAGGTCGAAGTACTCGAATACCCCGAGCTCGGCATGGAAGCAGTCTGGAAGATCGAGGTCGAAGACTTTCCCGCCTTCATCGTCATCGACGACAAGGGCAATGATTTCTTCCAAGAGTTGAATTTGGGATGA
- a CDS encoding GGDEF domain-containing protein has translation MNTAVVPKVQVPDVAGQITYAMRSMGVAPIPRNYELFYEAYIGSNPALTRELAALGSQATQAELDALGAQYFTSSPARVFDDAHTRISGELDGLLRILRQEQSSLESYTRLLGETHKRITSKSNASVELIESAIELLSQATGDTMAHGERTVEDVVQRSQEMDQVRKELDEYKRIANTDSLTRLSNRRAFDDRLAAVFNNPGMRPVTALLLADIDNFKKINDTYGHPVGDKILATVASVIRSNVRRDVFVARAGGEEFALIIEGNTAEEVTAIAERIRRTLETTPFKNSRTRVNYGPITVSIGICMASNAEDAGELYSKTDIALYGAKNAGRNCIVLYQDGMQKDFSKSWLIYKA, from the coding sequence ATGAATACGGCTGTCGTGCCCAAGGTGCAGGTTCCCGACGTAGCGGGCCAGATCACCTACGCCATGCGCTCGATGGGCGTCGCGCCGATACCCCGCAATTACGAACTCTTCTACGAGGCGTATATCGGCTCCAATCCGGCGCTCACCCGCGAACTCGCAGCTCTCGGCAGCCAGGCGACCCAGGCCGAACTCGATGCGCTCGGCGCGCAGTATTTCACCAGCAGCCCCGCACGCGTTTTCGACGATGCCCATACGCGCATATCAGGCGAACTCGACGGCCTGCTGCGGATCCTGAGGCAGGAGCAAAGTTCGCTCGAAAGCTATACAAGGCTGCTCGGCGAGACACATAAGCGCATCACCTCCAAGAGCAATGCCAGCGTCGAATTGATCGAAAGCGCTATCGAACTTTTGAGCCAGGCGACTGGCGATACCATGGCGCATGGCGAACGCACCGTCGAGGACGTCGTCCAGCGCTCGCAGGAGATGGACCAGGTCCGCAAGGAACTCGACGAATACAAGCGCATCGCCAACACCGATTCGCTGACGCGCCTTTCCAACCGCCGCGCCTTCGATGACCGGCTGGCAGCGGTCTTCAACAATCCCGGCATGCGCCCGGTAACGGCCCTGCTCCTCGCCGACATCGACAACTTCAAGAAGATAAACGACACCTACGGCCATCCAGTCGGCGACAAGATCCTCGCCACCGTCGCCTCCGTCATCCGCAGCAATGTTCGGCGAGACGTCTTCGTCGCCCGTGCCGGCGGCGAGGAATTTGCCCTGATCATCGAGGGCAACACAGCCGAGGAAGTGACGGCGATCGCCGAACGCATCCGCCGCACGCTGGAAACCACACCGTTCAAGAATTCCCGCACGCGGGTGAATTACGGCCCGATCACCGTTTCGATCGGCATCTGCATGGCCTCGAATGCGGAGGATGCCGGCGAACTCTACAGCAAGACCGACATCGCCCTTTACGGCGCCAAGAACGCCGGCCGCAACTGCATCGTCCTCTATCAGGACGGCATGCAGAAGGACTTCAGCAAGAGCTGGCTGATTTACAAGGCCTGA
- a CDS encoding pyridoxamine 5'-phosphate oxidase family protein translates to MKIISSIEELDTIYGAGLSQASVDKVTKRLTPLYRQMIEISPFAALATVGPEGLDCSPRGDLGGVVRVVDDETLHLPDWRGNNRVDSLSNIVRDPRLALMFLIPGSNTTMRINGRGVVSDDDALLASFEMDGKHPRTVVVISIDEVYFQCARAVMRAELWNAAHFTDPANLPTPGQMLKAAVSDFDQETYDREWPGRAAKTMW, encoded by the coding sequence ATGAAAATTATCAGCAGCATTGAAGAGCTCGATACCATCTATGGTGCCGGGCTATCGCAGGCCTCGGTCGACAAGGTGACCAAGCGGCTGACGCCGCTCTATCGTCAAATGATCGAAATCTCGCCGTTTGCGGCGCTGGCGACCGTAGGCCCGGAAGGGCTCGATTGTTCGCCACGCGGCGATCTCGGCGGCGTGGTGCGCGTCGTCGACGACGAGACGCTGCATCTGCCGGATTGGCGCGGCAACAATCGTGTGGATTCGCTCTCCAACATCGTGCGCGACCCTCGGCTTGCGCTGATGTTCCTGATCCCCGGTTCGAATACGACGATGCGCATCAACGGACGCGGCGTCGTCTCCGACGATGATGCGTTGCTTGCAAGCTTCGAAATGGACGGCAAACATCCGCGCACCGTCGTCGTCATCTCGATCGACGAGGTCTATTTCCAGTGCGCGCGAGCGGTGATGCGGGCCGAACTCTGGAACGCCGCGCATTTCACCGATCCGGCGAATTTGCCGACGCCGGGCCAGATGCTGAAGGCCGCCGTCAGCGATTTCGACCAGGAAACCTACGACCGGGAATGGCCGGGACGGGCGGCGAAGACGATGTGGTAG
- a CDS encoding gamma-butyrobetaine hydroxylase-like domain-containing protein: protein MSDIWPSELRVSKDRQRLVVTFNDGQSFDLSAELLRVLSPSAEVQGHGPGQKVTVPGKRNVAIVSMTPTGNYAVRIGFDDMHDTGIYTWTYLRELGERGAELFSAYEDELREKGMNRDTAEKPR, encoded by the coding sequence ATGAGCGATATCTGGCCGAGCGAACTTCGCGTTTCAAAGGACCGGCAGCGGCTGGTGGTGACCTTCAACGACGGCCAGAGCTTCGACCTTTCGGCCGAACTCCTGCGCGTTCTTTCACCGTCTGCCGAGGTCCAGGGCCACGGGCCGGGGCAGAAGGTGACGGTGCCGGGCAAGCGCAACGTCGCGATCGTCTCGATGACGCCGACCGGCAATTATGCGGTCCGAATCGGTTTCGACGACATGCACGATACCGGCATCTACACCTGGACCTACCTGCGTGAACTGGGCGAACGGGGGGCGGAGCTGTTTTCAGCCTATGAGGACGAGCTCCGGGAAAAGGGCATGAACCGCGACACGGCGGAAAAGCCGCGCTGA
- a CDS encoding MarR family winged helix-turn-helix transcriptional regulator, translated as MNKNQSLPWDHPRFRSWIAVARACQLMQQSLARSLVDLDIKPPHLDILVNLYRFEGISQQELARKLLVGRSNMSMLLPQMETRRLIERRGDERDKRVLRLYLTDEGRKVTEAAMAIQTDLIERTLSEEPIEQCMATATSMERIIAVLLKELRDDD; from the coding sequence ATGAACAAAAATCAATCCCTACCCTGGGATCATCCGCGTTTTCGCAGCTGGATCGCGGTGGCTCGCGCCTGCCAGCTCATGCAGCAATCCCTGGCCCGCTCGCTTGTCGATCTCGACATCAAGCCGCCGCACCTCGATATCCTCGTCAATCTCTACCGCTTCGAAGGCATCTCGCAGCAGGAGCTGGCGCGCAAGCTCCTCGTCGGCCGCTCAAATATGAGCATGCTGCTGCCGCAGATGGAAACGCGCCGGCTGATCGAGCGGCGCGGCGACGAGCGCGACAAGCGCGTGTTGCGCCTTTATCTCACCGACGAAGGCCGCAAAGTGACCGAGGCGGCAATGGCGATCCAGACCGATCTCATCGAGCGTACGCTCTCCGAGGAACCGATCGAACAATGCATGGCGACCGCCACTTCAATGGAGCGCATCATCGCCGTGCTGCTTAAGGAACTGCGCGACGATGACTGA
- the moaA gene encoding GTP 3',8-cyclase MoaA, with protein MNNRVGTIGNASPLTADAHPMIDPFGRAVTYLRVSVTDRCDFRCTYCMAENMTFLPKKDLLTLEELDRLCSAFIAKGVSKIRLTGGEPLVRKNIMYLVRKLGAKIGSGLDELTLTTNGSQLSRHAAELHDCGVRRINVSLDTLDPDKFRKITRWGDFDKVMEGIDAAQKAGIKIKLNAVALKNFNDAEIPDLLRFAHGRGMDLTVIETMPMGEIEEDRTDQYLPLSELRADLERQFTLTDIDYQTGGPARYVRVSETGGRLGFITPMTHNFCESCNRVRLTCTGTLYMCLGQNDAADLRAALRATEDDALLHAAIDEAITRKPKGHDFIIDRTHNRPAVARHMSVTGG; from the coding sequence GTGAATAACAGAGTGGGAACGATAGGCAACGCATCGCCGCTCACGGCTGATGCACATCCGATGATCGACCCTTTCGGCCGGGCGGTCACCTATCTCCGCGTTTCCGTCACCGACCGCTGCGACTTCCGCTGCACCTATTGCATGGCGGAGAACATGACCTTTCTGCCGAAGAAGGATCTCTTGACGCTCGAAGAGCTCGACCGCCTCTGTTCCGCCTTTATCGCCAAGGGCGTCAGCAAGATCAGGCTGACCGGCGGCGAGCCGCTGGTGCGCAAGAACATCATGTATCTGGTGCGCAAGCTCGGCGCAAAGATCGGCTCCGGCCTGGATGAGCTGACGCTTACGACCAACGGCTCACAGCTTTCCCGCCATGCCGCCGAGCTTCATGATTGCGGCGTGCGCCGCATCAACGTCTCGCTCGACACGCTTGATCCCGACAAGTTCCGCAAGATCACCCGCTGGGGCGATTTCGACAAGGTCATGGAAGGTATTGACGCCGCCCAGAAGGCCGGCATCAAAATCAAGCTCAACGCCGTGGCGCTGAAGAATTTCAACGATGCCGAGATACCCGATCTCCTGCGCTTCGCCCATGGCCGCGGCATGGACCTCACCGTCATCGAAACCATGCCGATGGGTGAGATCGAAGAGGACCGCACGGACCAATACCTGCCACTCTCAGAACTGCGCGCCGATCTCGAACGTCAGTTCACGCTAACCGACATAGACTACCAGACCGGCGGCCCGGCGCGTTACGTCAGGGTTTCCGAGACGGGCGGCCGCCTCGGCTTCATCACGCCGATGACCCATAATTTCTGCGAGAGCTGCAACCGCGTCCGGCTCACCTGCACCGGCACGCTTTATATGTGCCTCGGCCAGAACGACGCCGCGGATCTGCGCGCCGCACTGCGCGCCACCGAAGACGACGCCCTCCTCCACGCCGCCATCGACGAGGCCATCACCCGCAAGCCGAAAGGCCACGACTTCATCATCGACCGGACGCATAATAGGCCAGCTGTGGCCCGGCACATGAGTGTCACTGGTGGGTGA
- a CDS encoding sugar-binding transcriptional regulator: MTRLNELRLISRVAQMYHIEGRRQAEIAQHLRLSQATVSRMLKRAEAEDIVRTSVIPPVGTYSELEGALREKYDLPEAIVVECTEDRDGAIMARIGEAAAHLLEVTLAPGEIIGVSSWSQTIFKMVENIHPQKSAQAKYVVQTLGGMGDPSVQTHATQLTTRLARLTGAEPKLLPVQGVTTSREAKLLMQADPFVRETMDLFGSITLAIVGIGAVEPSELLARSGNIFSSRELSDLAEAGAVGDISLRFFDKNGKPVKTPLDDRVIGLPLEDLERVDRVIALAGGAKKTNAIAGALRVGVIDMLVTDKFTAQRLID, encoded by the coding sequence ATGACTCGCCTCAACGAACTCCGCCTCATTTCAAGGGTCGCCCAGATGTACCACATCGAGGGGCGGCGGCAGGCGGAGATCGCACAACACCTTCGCCTGTCGCAGGCGACGGTATCGCGCATGCTCAAACGTGCCGAGGCCGAAGATATCGTGCGAACCAGCGTCATCCCTCCCGTCGGCACCTATAGCGAGCTCGAGGGCGCGCTTCGCGAGAAATACGATCTGCCGGAGGCGATCGTCGTCGAATGCACCGAAGACCGGGACGGCGCCATCATGGCCCGCATCGGCGAGGCGGCGGCGCATCTCCTGGAGGTGACGCTTGCGCCAGGGGAGATCATCGGCGTTTCGAGCTGGAGCCAGACCATCTTCAAGATGGTCGAGAACATTCACCCGCAGAAGAGCGCTCAGGCGAAATATGTCGTCCAGACCCTGGGAGGCATGGGCGATCCTTCCGTGCAGACGCATGCGACGCAGCTGACCACGCGGCTTGCGCGGCTGACCGGCGCCGAGCCGAAACTGCTCCCCGTGCAGGGCGTGACGACATCAAGAGAGGCAAAACTGCTGATGCAGGCCGACCCCTTCGTCCGCGAGACAATGGACCTATTCGGCAGCATCACGCTGGCGATTGTGGGCATCGGAGCCGTCGAGCCCTCCGAACTTCTCGCTCGATCCGGGAATATCTTTTCGTCACGCGAACTCTCCGATCTCGCGGAAGCGGGAGCCGTCGGCGATATCTCACTGCGCTTCTTCGATAAGAACGGCAAGCCGGTCAAGACGCCGCTGGACGACCGGGTCATAGGGCTTCCACTCGAGGATCTCGAACGGGTGGACCGGGTCATCGCGCTTGCCGGCGGTGCCAAAAAGACCAACGCTATTGCAGGTGCACTCCGCGTTGGGGTCATCGACATGCTTGTTACGGACAAGTTCACCGCGCAGCGATTGATCGACTGA
- a CDS encoding alpha/beta hydrolase has translation MANFALEVTRLGFRLMQTISPRLAGRAAFLLFCRTPSRGPKGKKAKAAHAAGAARLAGAESFVLRLAGGAKAHAYRLNGGPIGQRKRYLITHGWGSSAVYMANLVSVLAATGAEVVALDFPGHGRAGGRFLHMGLAVQAIAAAGERFGAFDAAIGHSFGGAALMVSAAGLIPDAAPITGERLVLIGAPSEMAWLFSDFGGMIGLRPTAQAALENEVHSVTGRRLEDFDVSETAGMIGRPVLVIHAEDDKEVSPAHARRYDAAGETVRLLWANGLGHRRIVGAAPVLGAIVAFLEGDADEETGKSIKKDAEIIPFFELPARRAAL, from the coding sequence ATGGCAAATTTCGCGCTTGAGGTCACCCGCCTCGGATTCCGGCTAATGCAGACGATTTCGCCGCGGCTGGCGGGCAGGGCTGCATTCCTGCTGTTCTGCCGCACGCCATCGCGAGGGCCGAAGGGCAAAAAGGCAAAGGCAGCGCATGCTGCTGGTGCGGCGCGGCTTGCCGGCGCGGAAAGCTTCGTGCTCAGGCTTGCCGGCGGTGCCAAGGCGCATGCCTATCGCCTGAACGGCGGGCCAATCGGCCAACGCAAACGCTATCTCATCACGCATGGTTGGGGCTCGAGCGCCGTCTACATGGCAAATCTCGTTTCGGTGCTGGCGGCGACGGGTGCCGAGGTGGTCGCGCTCGATTTTCCTGGTCACGGGCGGGCGGGCGGACGCTTCCTGCATATGGGGCTTGCTGTCCAGGCGATCGCGGCGGCAGGAGAGCGGTTCGGTGCATTCGACGCGGCAATCGGCCATTCCTTCGGGGGCGCGGCGCTGATGGTCTCGGCGGCGGGCCTGATCCCGGATGCGGCGCCCATTACTGGCGAGCGACTCGTGCTGATCGGCGCGCCAAGCGAGATGGCTTGGCTCTTTTCCGATTTCGGCGGGATGATTGGCCTTCGCCCGACTGCGCAGGCTGCGCTGGAGAATGAGGTTCATAGTGTCACCGGACGGAGACTCGAAGATTTCGACGTGAGCGAGACGGCCGGCATGATTGGTCGGCCTGTGCTCGTCATCCATGCTGAGGACGATAAGGAGGTGTCGCCGGCCCACGCCAGGCGTTATGACGCGGCCGGCGAGACTGTGCGGCTGCTCTGGGCGAACGGCCTCGGGCACCGGCGCATCGTCGGCGCGGCTCCCGTGCTCGGTGCGATCGTGGCCTTTCTTGAAGGCGACGCGGACGAGGAGACCGGCAAAAGTATCAAAAAAGATGCAGAGATCATTCCGTTTTTTGAGCTTCCGGCGAGGCGCGCGGCATTGTAG
- a CDS encoding FGGY family carbohydrate kinase, whose product MRAILAIDQGTTNSKAVLVSEKGEIIGRGSAPVGISYPKEGWVEQDPRRLYASVCEAIDACLKAGPDATIEAVAISNQRESVTAWDAETGDALGPVVSWQCRRTAPDCERLIVEGRLDRVQALTGLPLDPMFPGSKFRWLLDRIPAGRSVRLGTVDSWLIHCLTGGRRHVCDASNAARSQLFDLREQRWSEELGEIFGVDIALLPEVLDSSGDFGRTQGLPGVPDGTPIMAAIGDSHAALFGHGAFKPGDGKVTFGTGSSVMTTLPQFIAPRNGITTTVAWRIAGKPTFAFEGNILVCAASLPWMADILGLADVAALVELAASAGPGAPGFVPAFVGLGAPYWNSGARALFSQINFNTTRAQMARSVTDSIAFQVHDVIAAMRAQSGGELGALYVDGGPSQNRFLMQCVSDLIEHPVIQCEAPEASALGAAYLAGLSLGLWSDLQVVSELPRNSQTIEPQVMDREALLATWNDALARSTSRETQAKGE is encoded by the coding sequence ATGCGGGCAATTCTGGCAATCGACCAGGGTACGACCAATTCAAAGGCAGTTCTCGTTTCCGAAAAGGGAGAAATCATCGGCAGGGGTTCCGCTCCAGTCGGCATCTCCTATCCGAAGGAAGGCTGGGTCGAACAAGATCCGCGCCGGCTCTACGCATCGGTCTGCGAAGCGATCGACGCCTGCCTGAAGGCCGGCCCCGATGCGACGATCGAGGCCGTAGCCATTTCCAACCAGCGCGAGTCCGTTACCGCCTGGGATGCCGAAACGGGAGATGCGCTCGGACCAGTGGTCAGCTGGCAGTGCCGTCGAACGGCGCCGGATTGCGAACGTCTCATTGTCGAAGGCCGCCTCGACCGTGTGCAGGCGCTGACCGGCCTGCCATTGGATCCGATGTTTCCGGGTTCGAAATTCCGATGGCTGCTCGACCGGATCCCGGCCGGGCGATCGGTGCGGCTGGGAACGGTCGACAGTTGGCTCATTCACTGCCTGACGGGCGGGCGCCGGCATGTCTGCGACGCTTCGAATGCCGCCAGGAGCCAGTTGTTCGATCTCAGGGAACAGAGATGGAGCGAGGAACTTGGCGAGATCTTCGGCGTCGATATCGCGCTCCTGCCGGAGGTGCTCGACAGCTCTGGCGATTTCGGCAGAACGCAAGGATTGCCCGGGGTGCCCGACGGCACGCCTATCATGGCCGCGATCGGAGACAGCCACGCAGCCCTGTTCGGCCATGGCGCATTCAAGCCGGGCGACGGCAAGGTGACCTTCGGCACCGGCTCTTCGGTCATGACGACGCTGCCGCAATTCATCGCCCCGCGCAATGGCATCACAACCACCGTCGCATGGCGCATCGCGGGAAAGCCGACCTTCGCTTTCGAGGGCAATATCCTCGTTTGCGCCGCCAGCCTTCCCTGGATGGCGGATATTCTTGGCCTGGCTGACGTGGCTGCCCTCGTCGAACTTGCGGCGAGCGCCGGGCCGGGCGCGCCTGGCTTCGTGCCGGCGTTCGTGGGGCTGGGTGCGCCTTACTGGAATTCCGGCGCCCGTGCTTTGTTCTCCCAGATCAACTTCAATACGACACGCGCGCAGATGGCGCGGTCGGTAACCGATTCCATCGCCTTCCAGGTGCATGATGTGATCGCGGCCATGCGGGCGCAGAGCGGCGGCGAACTCGGGGCGCTCTATGTGGATGGGGGACCGAGCCAGAACCGCTTTCTGATGCAGTGCGTCTCGGATCTTATAGAGCATCCCGTGATCCAATGCGAAGCACCCGAGGCGTCGGCTCTCGGCGCCGCTTATCTGGCGGGCCTCTCCCTCGGCTTGTGGAGCGATCTCCAAGTCGTCTCGGAGCTGCCGCGAAACAGCCAGACCATCGAGCCGCAGGTCATGGACCGAGAGGCCCTTCTGGCGACCTGGAATGATGCGCTTGCCCGCTCGACGTCCCGCGAAACACAGGCTAAAGGTGAATAA